In Kocuria turfanensis, a single genomic region encodes these proteins:
- a CDS encoding dicarboxylate/amino acid:cation symporter, with protein MISAESNRRLPRWLTSFGPQIVIALLLGVVLGTVADTLGGDPDTDPNWLMTALDTIGTSYVSLLKAAVVPLIVTAVISSIANLREVSNAARLAWKTLLWFGITALIAVTVGLALGLVVEPGAGTGATAPAEQYSGTQGSWLAFLTGLVPANFLGLQVSSSVVDPETVQTALSFNVLQVLVVSAAVGIAALKVGEPAEPFLAVVRAALAVVQKVVWWIIRLAPLGTLGLIGRAVFEYGWTSMGGLLSFVATVYAGLLIVAFVVYPVLVKAHGLSVRQYFSGVWPAVQLGFVSRSSVGTMPLTQRITERSLGVPRAYASFAVPLGATTKMDGCAAVYPAIAALFVAQFYGIELDVTHYVLIALVSVLGSAATAGTTGATVMLTLTLSTLGLPLDGVGLLLAVDPIIDMGRTALNVAGQALVPTIVAHREGLLDRELYDAPRSGDPFVPEDAAPENAAPEDATPEEAAATGAR; from the coding sequence ATGATTTCCGCAGAAAGCAATCGACGCCTGCCCCGGTGGCTGACCTCCTTCGGGCCGCAGATCGTGATCGCCCTCCTCCTGGGCGTGGTGCTGGGTACCGTCGCCGACACCCTCGGCGGCGACCCCGACACGGACCCGAACTGGCTCATGACCGCCCTGGACACCATCGGCACGAGCTACGTGAGCCTGCTCAAGGCCGCCGTGGTCCCTCTCATCGTGACCGCGGTGATCTCCTCGATCGCCAACCTGCGGGAGGTCTCCAACGCCGCGCGCCTGGCCTGGAAGACCCTGCTGTGGTTCGGCATCACCGCCCTGATCGCGGTGACGGTCGGGCTGGCGCTCGGCCTCGTCGTCGAGCCCGGCGCGGGCACGGGCGCCACCGCCCCCGCCGAGCAGTACTCCGGGACCCAGGGCTCGTGGCTGGCCTTCCTCACCGGCCTGGTCCCCGCCAACTTCCTGGGCCTGCAGGTCTCCTCCTCCGTGGTGGACCCGGAGACCGTGCAGACCGCCCTGAGCTTCAACGTGCTGCAGGTCCTCGTGGTCTCGGCCGCCGTGGGCATCGCCGCCCTCAAGGTGGGCGAGCCCGCCGAGCCGTTCCTCGCCGTGGTCCGCGCCGCGCTGGCCGTGGTGCAGAAGGTCGTCTGGTGGATCATCCGCCTGGCCCCGCTGGGCACCCTGGGCCTGATCGGCCGGGCCGTGTTCGAGTACGGCTGGACCTCGATGGGCGGGCTGCTGAGCTTCGTCGCCACCGTCTACGCCGGCCTGCTGATCGTGGCCTTCGTGGTCTACCCGGTGCTGGTCAAGGCGCACGGGCTCTCCGTCCGGCAGTACTTCTCCGGTGTGTGGCCGGCCGTGCAGCTGGGCTTCGTCTCCCGCTCCTCGGTGGGCACCATGCCCCTGACGCAGCGCATCACCGAGCGCAGCCTCGGCGTGCCCCGCGCCTACGCCTCCTTCGCCGTGCCGCTCGGGGCGACCACCAAGATGGACGGCTGCGCCGCGGTCTACCCCGCGATCGCCGCCCTGTTCGTCGCGCAGTTCTACGGGATCGAGCTGGACGTCACGCACTACGTGCTCATCGCGCTCGTGTCCGTGCTGGGCTCCGCGGCGACCGCCGGCACCACGGGCGCCACCGTGATGCTCACCCTGACGCTGTCCACGCTGGGCCTGCCGCTGGACGGCGTGGGGCTCCTGCTGGCCGTGGACCCGATCATCGACATGGGCCGCACCGCGCTCAACGTGGCCGGCCAGGCCCTGGTGCCCACGATCGTCGCCCACCGCGAGGGGCTGCTGGACCGGGAGCTCTACGACGCCCCGCGCTCCGGCGACCCCTTCGTCCCCGAGGACGCCGCCCCCGAGAACGCGGCTCCCGAGGACGCCACCCCCGAGGAGGCCGCGGCGACCGGGGCCCGCTGA